In Luteimonas viscosa, the genomic window GCGCTGCGCGAGCGCGGCGAGGACCTGCCCGACCTGATCGCGGCCATCACCCGCCAGCTGGCCGAATCGGGCCGCGGCCAGGTGACCCTGGCCTCCGACGCGATCGACGCCCTGCGCCACTACGCCTGGCCGGGCAACGTGCGCGAGCTGAGCAACCTGCTCGAACGCCTCGCGGTGCTGCACCCGGGCGGCACCGTGCGCGCGGCCGACCTGCCGGCGCGCTACCGCGCCGCGGCCGCCGCCGCGGGCGAGGCCTTCGACCCGCCGGCCGCGACCGCGCCGCCGCCCGCGCCGGTCGTCGCGGAGCCGGCGCATGCCGCGATCGCACCCGACCCGTCGCAGCTGTCGGCCACCACCACGCTGCCGCCGCAGGGCATCGACCTGCGCGGCCACATGGCGGAGATCGAACTGGAACTGCTGCGCGCGGCGCTGGACCAGGCCGGCGGCGTGGTCGCCCATGCCGCGCCGCTGCTGGGCCTGCGCCGCACCACCCTGGTGGAGAAGCTGCGCAAGTACGGGATCGACCGCGACGTTTCGGCGGCGGCCTGAGCCGGTCGTCCGCGGCGGCTTTCCGACGCGGCCGTGGCACGGGACTTGCCTGATCCACAGCAGACCGACCGGCAGCCCACGCGATGACCGACGCCATCTCATCGATCCTTTCGCAGATCCGAGCGCACGAGATGCGCACCGGTGCGGCGCGCGGCGACGTCGCTCCCTCGAACGCGATCGACGTCGGCGGCGCCGGCAGGGCGGCGGCAGCGCCCGGGTTTGCCGAGACCCTGTCGAACACCATCGACAAGGTCAGCGCCACCCAGGCCAATGCCGGCGCCCTGCAGCATGCGTTCGAACTCGGCGACCCGCGCGCCGACCTGGCCCGGGTGATGGTGGCCATGCAGCAGTCGCAGGTCGCGTTCCGGGCCACGGTCGAAGTCCGCAACCGCCTCGTGCAGGCCTACCAGGACGTGATGAACATGCCGATCTAGGGCCGGGATTCGGAATTGGGGATTCGGGATTCGCAACGGCGAAGCCCATACCCGCAACCACGAAGCCCGATCCCGCTCCCGTAATCCGCCGCTACCAGTTCCCCATCCCCAATCCCGAATCCCGAATCCCAGCCCATGTCCGTGATCGCACTTCCCAAGGCCTCCGCCAACCTGCGCGACCTCGGCCGCCTGCAGGACATCCCTGCGGTGCGCCAGCTCGGCCTGCTGGCGCTGGTGGCGGTGGCCATCGCGCTCGGCCTGTGGCTGTTCTTCTGGAGCCAGAAGCCGGACTTCGTCCCGGTCCAGGCGGGGCTGGACGCCAAGTCGACCGCCGAGGCGTCGGAACTGCTGCGCGGCGCGCAGATCCCGTTCAAGCTCGACCCGGCCACCGGCGCGCTGGCCGTGCCGCTCGACCAGGTCGGCGCGGCGCGGATGGCGCTGGCCGCCGCCGGGCTGCCGGCCAGCGAAGGCAACGGCTTCGAATCGATGCAGGGCGACCAGGGCTTCGGCACCAGCCAGTTCGTCGAGAGCGCGCGCTACCAGCACGCGCAGGAGATCGAACTGGCCCGCACCATCGCCAACCTGCGCCCGGTGCGCGAGGCGCGCGTGCATCTGGCCCTACCCAAGCCCAGCGCGTTCACCCGCCAGAAGGAGCCCGCCAGCGCCTCGGTGGTGCTGCAGCTGCGCAGCGGCAGCACCCTCGAGCAAGGCCAGGTGAACGCGATCGTGCACCTGGTGGCCTCCTCCATCCCCGGGTTGCCGCCGGA contains:
- the fliE gene encoding flagellar hook-basal body complex protein FliE, with product MTDAISSILSQIRAHEMRTGAARGDVAPSNAIDVGGAGRAAAAPGFAETLSNTIDKVSATQANAGALQHAFELGDPRADLARVMVAMQQSQVAFRATVEVRNRLVQAYQDVMNMPI